A window of the Streptomyces luomodiensis genome harbors these coding sequences:
- a CDS encoding UbiD family decarboxylase, giving the protein MTQHGTALNFRDFVEELLAEGDAVDIRTPVSPTLEAAAITRRVYETRSPAPLFSNLSGAEAGFRILGAPAGLSGARKGTYGRLAAHFGLPRDTTPRELLEKLISAMHADPVAPRVVDTGPCKENVLTGDDVDLERFPVPLLHERDGGRYLGTYGFHVVATPDGRWTSWSISRTMLHGRTTLVGPCMPQQHLGAIHRMWRERGERTPWAMVLGAPPAALAAAGMPLPAEVDESGYVGALTGSPVEVVRTETNDLYVPANAEIVLEGYISPDETAPEGPMGEYHGYQFAEGRPQPVFHVEAITFRDDPILPICVAGLPPEENHTIWGTMIAATGLDRLRSSGLPVSMAWCSYEAATCWIVVSVDTRRLARTRLSERELSDAVAEVLFGSHTGWLVPKVILVADDIDITDIDQVVWAMATRYHPGTGEYLYPDAPGIPLVPYLTEEEVRTGRGGKSVMSCLQPEQFEGRARGTAAGFRHSYPEDVRKRVCENWTDYGFSATGLPPR; this is encoded by the coding sequence ATGACACAGCACGGCACCGCACTCAACTTCCGTGACTTCGTGGAGGAGTTGCTCGCGGAAGGTGACGCGGTGGACATCCGCACCCCGGTCAGTCCCACCCTGGAGGCCGCGGCCATCACCAGGCGCGTCTACGAAACGAGGAGCCCCGCCCCGCTCTTCAGCAACCTGTCCGGGGCCGAGGCGGGATTCCGGATTCTCGGTGCGCCCGCCGGCCTCAGCGGTGCGCGGAAGGGCACCTACGGCCGGCTCGCCGCACATTTCGGTCTGCCCCGTGACACCACGCCGCGCGAGCTGCTGGAAAAGCTCATCTCCGCCATGCACGCCGACCCCGTCGCCCCCCGGGTCGTGGACACCGGACCGTGCAAGGAGAACGTCCTCACCGGGGACGACGTCGACCTGGAGCGATTCCCCGTTCCGCTGCTGCACGAGCGGGACGGCGGCCGGTACCTCGGGACCTACGGCTTCCACGTGGTGGCCACCCCCGACGGCCGGTGGACGAGCTGGTCGATCAGCCGGACCATGCTCCACGGCCGCACCACCCTGGTCGGCCCGTGCATGCCCCAGCAGCACCTCGGCGCCATCCACCGGATGTGGCGCGAGAGGGGCGAGCGCACCCCCTGGGCGATGGTGCTCGGCGCACCGCCCGCCGCCCTGGCCGCGGCCGGCATGCCCCTTCCCGCCGAAGTGGACGAGAGCGGCTACGTCGGCGCCCTGACCGGCAGCCCGGTCGAAGTGGTCCGCACCGAGACCAACGACCTGTACGTCCCGGCCAACGCCGAGATCGTGCTGGAGGGGTACATCAGCCCCGACGAGACCGCCCCCGAAGGGCCGATGGGGGAGTACCACGGCTACCAGTTCGCCGAGGGCAGGCCCCAGCCCGTCTTCCACGTCGAGGCCATCACCTTCCGCGACGACCCGATCCTGCCGATCTGTGTCGCGGGCCTGCCCCCCGAGGAGAACCACACGATCTGGGGCACCATGATCGCCGCCACCGGCCTGGACCGGTTGCGCTCCAGCGGCCTGCCCGTCTCGATGGCCTGGTGCTCCTACGAAGCCGCGACCTGCTGGATCGTTGTGTCCGTCGACACCCGTCGGCTGGCCCGGACGCGCCTGAGCGAACGCGAACTGTCCGACGCCGTGGCCGAGGTGCTCTTCGGCTCCCACACCGGATGGCTGGTACCCAAGGTCATCCTGGTCGCCGACGACATCGACATCACCGACATCGACCAGGTGGTGTGGGCCATGGCCACCCGCTACCACCCTGGCACCGGCGAATACCTCTACCCGGACGCACCGGGGATTCCCCTGGTGCCCTACCTCACCGAGGAGGAGGTGCGCACCGGGCGCGGCGGCAAGTCCGTCATGAGCTGCTTGCAGCCCGAACAGTTCGAAGGCCGCGCCCGGGGCACGGCTGCCGGCTTCCGCCACTCCTACCCCGAGGACGTGCGAAAGCGCGTATGCGAGAACTGGACCGACTACGGGTTCTCCGCGACAGGGCTTCCGCCTCGGTGA
- a CDS encoding AMP-dependent synthetase/ligase has protein sequence MDLINFEPTRTLPGLLLDRANREPDAVALRYWRDGAMQAITWRTYRDRVQDLALGLVAHGVRHGDRVAVMSSARPEWVFAALAVQSVGGVVIGVYPTNSPAEIEQLLAHSEAVAFIGETTTELIKVAEVAAHTPKLRLVVGIDATPPELPEVIKRTTWEALCEEGTRYAADSADPLSELVADGSVDDPAVLFYTSGSTGVPKGVTHTHRTLQHAVQTFVGLYPQLLRHEHDAVGFLPLAHVAPALVSVFAPLLSRLVVTYCRIADYEDVLRSVRPTAVLWPPRFYEKIAGELIAQTEVWPRRRRYAYGAAMWAGRRVAERRWSRRRPSVPLRMAYAAALRWVFLPLRATVGMDRIRVAYTASAAMPESVIAIWQIWGLDLRENYGLTETAGCPIAHFNQPFPRPGFIGRELPDPRFQVKVADDGEMLIRAPLLFDGYWRNPAETEAVFQDGWFRTGDLMERTAHGDIRLIGRKKDVIITRGGKTINPQPIETRLKESSLINEAIVVGDARKYLTVLLEPSTSAAARSAEVLAERLRAEVARVNADLARVEQLKDFRVLPRSLQVERGERTANGKIKRNAVVNSFAALIDDMYGANDDAAIAHHVRSRPN, from the coding sequence ATGGATCTGATCAATTTCGAGCCGACCCGGACGCTACCGGGACTGCTGCTCGATCGCGCGAACAGGGAACCCGACGCCGTCGCGCTGCGTTACTGGCGGGATGGGGCCATGCAGGCGATCACGTGGCGAACGTACCGGGATCGCGTGCAAGATCTCGCACTCGGCCTGGTCGCGCACGGTGTGCGGCACGGCGATCGCGTCGCGGTGATGAGCAGCGCACGCCCGGAGTGGGTGTTCGCCGCGCTGGCCGTCCAGAGTGTCGGCGGCGTCGTGATCGGCGTCTATCCGACCAACTCACCTGCCGAGATCGAGCAACTCCTCGCACACAGCGAGGCCGTCGCCTTCATCGGCGAGACGACGACGGAGCTCATCAAGGTGGCGGAGGTCGCCGCACACACACCGAAGCTGCGGCTCGTGGTGGGAATCGACGCCACTCCGCCGGAGCTGCCCGAGGTGATCAAAAGGACAACGTGGGAAGCGCTGTGCGAAGAAGGAACACGGTACGCAGCCGACAGCGCCGATCCTCTGTCCGAGCTGGTCGCCGACGGATCCGTCGACGATCCAGCGGTGCTGTTTTACACGTCGGGATCCACGGGAGTTCCCAAAGGCGTCACCCACACGCACCGCACGCTTCAGCACGCGGTTCAGACCTTCGTCGGCCTCTACCCGCAGCTCCTCCGCCACGAGCACGATGCCGTGGGCTTCCTGCCGTTGGCCCACGTGGCGCCGGCGTTGGTGTCGGTGTTCGCGCCGCTGCTCTCACGGCTGGTGGTCACATACTGCCGCATTGCTGACTACGAAGACGTGTTGCGTTCGGTGCGGCCGACAGCAGTGCTCTGGCCGCCGCGGTTCTACGAGAAGATCGCCGGCGAACTGATCGCACAGACGGAGGTCTGGCCGCGACGTCGTCGCTACGCCTATGGCGCCGCCATGTGGGCCGGCCGCAGAGTAGCCGAACGCCGCTGGTCCCGTCGTCGGCCCTCGGTACCGCTGCGGATGGCGTACGCTGCCGCACTTCGTTGGGTGTTCTTGCCACTGCGGGCAACCGTCGGAATGGATCGCATCCGCGTTGCCTACACCGCGTCTGCCGCCATGCCCGAAAGTGTCATCGCGATTTGGCAGATCTGGGGGCTCGACCTTCGCGAGAACTACGGCCTCACCGAGACCGCCGGGTGTCCCATCGCTCATTTCAACCAGCCGTTCCCCCGTCCGGGCTTCATCGGCAGAGAACTCCCGGACCCACGGTTCCAGGTGAAAGTCGCGGACGATGGCGAAATGCTGATCCGCGCGCCCCTGCTCTTCGACGGATACTGGCGCAACCCGGCGGAGACCGAGGCTGTTTTCCAGGACGGCTGGTTCCGCACCGGTGACCTGATGGAGCGCACAGCCCACGGCGACATCCGGCTCATCGGCCGGAAGAAGGACGTGATCATCACCCGAGGCGGCAAAACGATCAATCCTCAGCCCATCGAAACCCGGTTGAAGGAGAGCTCGCTGATCAACGAAGCGATCGTCGTCGGCGACGCCCGCAAGTACCTCACCGTCCTGCTCGAGCCGAGCACATCCGCAGCGGCCCGGTCGGCAGAGGTGCTGGCCGAACGCCTGCGAGCGGAGGTCGCCCGGGTCAACGCGGACCTCGCGCGCGTAGAGCAGTTGAAGGACTTTCGCGTTCTGCCGCGGTCCCTGCAAGTCGAGCGCGGCGAGCGGACCGCGAACGGCAAGATCAAGCGCAATGCCGTCGTGAACTCGTTCGCAGCGTTGATCGACGACATGTACGGCGCGAACGACGACGCGGCGATCGCACACCATGTGCGCTCGAGGCCGAACTAG
- a CDS encoding flavin reductase family protein, with product MVDQCQGLDPAAFRSALARFPSGVTIVTTRSTSGTLHGFTASSFAALSLDPPLVLVCLDRGANCSPVFMAAERFIVNIVTPAHAELAIKFATKGENKFAYGAFAFDESGHPLLPDAAAVIRCALDHVVPGGDHVILIGRVHDARTGSGKPVTWYRGDFLHLGESAA from the coding sequence GTGGTTGATCAATGTCAAGGGCTGGACCCGGCCGCCTTCCGCTCGGCGTTGGCCCGCTTCCCTTCAGGCGTGACGATCGTGACGACGCGAAGCACGTCAGGCACGCTGCACGGGTTCACCGCGAGTTCCTTCGCGGCGCTGTCACTCGATCCGCCGCTCGTCCTGGTGTGCCTGGACCGAGGAGCGAACTGCTCTCCCGTCTTCATGGCGGCTGAGCGGTTCATCGTCAACATCGTGACACCCGCACACGCGGAGTTAGCGATCAAGTTCGCGACAAAAGGTGAAAACAAGTTCGCGTACGGAGCCTTCGCATTCGATGAGAGTGGTCACCCGCTCCTGCCCGATGCGGCGGCAGTCATCCGTTGCGCACTGGATCACGTCGTACCCGGCGGAGATCATGTGATCCTCATCGGCCGTGTACACGACGCGCGGACAGGCAGCGGCAAGCCGGTGACGTGGTACCGAGGTGACTTCCTGCACCTCGGGGAGAGTGCCGCATGA
- a CDS encoding enoyl-CoA hydratase/isomerase family protein, translating to MSIASHNTAPSAVHASDEVDGVVVLTLNHPPANALSNSLVSELTTTLETLADGPGTPAVVLTGAGERFFCAGGDIKEAIGFGADSMVERMASFHALLCALEDFARPLVCAVNGWCVGGGIEMALFADKVYASAEARFVFPEINHGMLPAVKGITRVRGVLGDRAARRLLLNGEPVDAFDAERMGIVDQVVEQGDLLATAMADARAAAAKPPAVFAALKRALHSGTSRWPVEEQLRVTVADARTVFNDPAARAAREGYRG from the coding sequence ATGAGCATTGCCTCGCACAACACAGCGCCCAGCGCTGTGCACGCGTCCGACGAAGTGGACGGCGTGGTGGTACTCACCCTGAACCACCCGCCGGCGAACGCGCTCAGCAACTCGCTCGTCAGCGAGCTGACAACGACGCTGGAAACCCTCGCCGACGGCCCCGGCACCCCCGCGGTGGTCCTGACGGGAGCTGGTGAGCGCTTCTTCTGCGCGGGTGGCGACATCAAGGAAGCCATCGGCTTCGGGGCCGATTCGATGGTCGAGCGGATGGCGTCGTTTCACGCGCTGCTCTGCGCGCTGGAGGACTTTGCCCGGCCGCTGGTGTGTGCGGTCAACGGCTGGTGCGTCGGTGGTGGCATCGAAATGGCCCTGTTCGCCGACAAGGTGTACGCGTCGGCTGAGGCGCGTTTCGTCTTCCCCGAGATCAACCACGGGATGCTGCCGGCCGTGAAGGGGATCACTCGAGTGCGCGGGGTCCTGGGCGACCGCGCGGCCCGGCGCCTCCTGCTGAACGGAGAGCCCGTCGACGCGTTCGACGCGGAGCGGATGGGCATCGTCGACCAGGTGGTCGAGCAGGGCGACCTGCTCGCGACCGCGATGGCGGACGCACGGGCGGCAGCGGCGAAACCACCTGCCGTGTTCGCGGCGCTGAAACGGGCCCTTCACTCAGGGACTTCCCGTTGGCCGGTTGAAGAGCAGCTCCGCGTCACGGTTGCCGACGCGCGGACGGTCTTCAACGACCCTGCCGCCCGAGCTGCTCGCGAGGGATATCGTGGTTGA
- a CDS encoding enoyl-CoA hydratase/isomerase family protein, which translates to MTTLYHHGTGNVLTERHDNGILQITINRPDRYNSLTLPMFEEMNQIWADVERDDQTRVVVITGAGKAFCTGMDVAQPDPTPQDALAILETERKRVATMLRIEKPIISAINGPAVGYGLSTALLADISIAADDAVLIEGHTKVGVTAGDHAALIWPLLVGMAKTKYYVLTSEKLTGAEAERIGLVSLSVPREQVLPRALEVASQLARGSQQALRFTKRALNAWLTNAMPQHELSSALEILDFAGADYAEARQAFREKRPVDFPSARTAGGLAN; encoded by the coding sequence ATGACCACCCTCTACCACCACGGCACCGGCAACGTCCTCACCGAACGCCACGACAACGGCATCCTCCAGATCACGATCAATCGACCCGACCGGTACAACTCGCTCACCCTGCCGATGTTCGAGGAGATGAACCAGATCTGGGCCGACGTCGAGCGCGACGACCAGACCCGGGTCGTCGTCATCACCGGGGCCGGCAAAGCCTTCTGTACCGGGATGGACGTCGCTCAGCCCGATCCCACGCCCCAGGACGCGCTCGCGATACTGGAGACCGAACGCAAGCGGGTCGCGACGATGTTGCGCATCGAGAAGCCGATCATCTCCGCGATCAACGGCCCCGCGGTCGGCTACGGGCTGTCGACCGCGCTTCTCGCCGACATCAGCATCGCCGCGGACGACGCGGTGCTGATCGAAGGCCACACCAAGGTCGGTGTGACCGCCGGCGACCACGCCGCACTCATCTGGCCGTTGCTTGTCGGCATGGCCAAGACCAAGTACTACGTGCTCACCTCCGAGAAGCTGACGGGCGCCGAGGCCGAGCGGATCGGGCTCGTGAGCCTGTCCGTTCCCCGCGAGCAGGTGCTGCCCCGCGCCCTCGAGGTCGCGTCCCAGCTGGCCCGCGGTTCCCAGCAGGCGCTCCGTTTCACCAAGCGTGCGCTCAACGCCTGGCTCACCAACGCGATGCCCCAGCACGAGCTGTCCTCGGCACTCGAGATCCTCGACTTCGCCGGTGCCGACTACGCCGAAGCACGCCAGGCTTTCCGGGAGAAGCGCCCCGTGGACTTCCCCTCCGCTCGCACTGCCGGCGGACTGGCGAACTGA
- a CDS encoding LLM class flavin-dependent oxidoreductase gives MDFILMTEGDTPVGLTHEHRYRELIEEVLLAERVGFDAFGSSEQHVALGTASVSAPEVLYPYLMALTSRIRFIHLVTLLPTRMNHALRVAERVATEDILSNGRIELGTGRGNTTLALRAFEVDPSENKSQWREGVELIRRAFLDDPFSYVGEHYKIPPRSLVPKPLQTPYPPISAAAGSPSSVQTAATMGIGAIMGGLYLGFDLVENMVKLYDTTLAATDHPHPITPRKMVAISGGMHCAETTAQARTEAKPLFEMAKLSTDAYERLSKLSQDYAYMGAVKNIDFNDEEYMFERSQGFMVGDPDHCIEHVQRYADMGVDALVLRVDSLPHHQLLRSIELFGKYVIPHFKNPRNVIRPADDVLADIRAARPAHQEALRQFHSQHNPTHPKETSR, from the coding sequence ATGGACTTCATCCTCATGACCGAGGGGGACACCCCGGTCGGGCTCACCCATGAGCACCGCTACCGGGAACTGATCGAGGAGGTACTGCTCGCAGAGCGCGTCGGCTTCGATGCCTTCGGCAGTTCCGAGCAGCACGTCGCCCTCGGGACGGCCTCGGTCTCCGCTCCGGAGGTGCTCTACCCGTACCTGATGGCTCTCACCAGCCGGATCCGCTTCATCCACCTGGTGACACTGCTGCCGACACGGATGAACCACGCCCTGCGCGTGGCCGAACGCGTCGCGACCGAGGACATCCTCTCCAACGGACGCATCGAACTCGGCACCGGACGCGGTAACACCACCCTCGCCCTGCGCGCCTTCGAAGTCGACCCGTCCGAGAACAAGTCCCAGTGGCGAGAAGGCGTCGAACTCATCCGCCGCGCCTTCCTCGACGACCCCTTCTCCTACGTGGGCGAGCACTACAAGATCCCGCCCCGCAGCCTGGTCCCCAAGCCCCTGCAGACGCCCTACCCGCCCATCTCAGCCGCCGCCGGCAGCCCCAGCTCGGTCCAAACCGCGGCCACCATGGGCATCGGCGCCATCATGGGCGGCCTCTACCTCGGATTCGACCTCGTCGAAAACATGGTGAAGCTCTACGACACCACACTCGCCGCCACCGACCACCCCCACCCGATCACACCCCGCAAGATGGTCGCGATCTCCGGCGGCATGCACTGCGCCGAGACAACAGCACAAGCCCGCACCGAGGCCAAACCCCTCTTCGAGATGGCCAAACTCTCCACCGACGCCTACGAACGGCTCTCCAAACTCTCCCAGGACTACGCCTACATGGGCGCCGTCAAAAACATCGACTTCAACGACGAGGAGTACATGTTCGAACGCTCCCAAGGCTTCATGGTCGGCGACCCCGACCACTGCATCGAACACGTACAGCGCTACGCCGACATGGGCGTCGACGCACTCGTCCTCCGCGTCGACAGCCTCCCCCACCACCAGCTCCTGCGCTCGATCGAACTCTTCGGCAAGTACGTGATCCCCCACTTCAAAAACCCCCGCAACGTCATCCGCCCCGCCGACGACGTACTCGCCGACATCCGAGCCGCACGCCCCGCCCACCAAGAAGCACTCCGCCAGTTCCACTCCCAGCACAACCCCACACACCCCAAGGAGACCAGCCGATGA
- a CDS encoding creatininase family protein, protein MSELRIERLTSPDIASAIASGMRTAVLPLGATEQHGAHLPMSVDSDHADRLGVLVAERLGDALVLPTVRIGCSSHHLGFAGTLSLQAETLEAICADCCVSLAAHGFRRVLIFSAHIGNYPVLSDIEPKLAARLPSDLDVIAFADSAAVLRAWRDAAQRVAGLAGHVGGHADVAESSIMLAVRPDAVRNDRAAAGFTGSMDDALLARVFTDGVKAVAPGGVLGDPHGMSSELGFACLTAVADLLAEHARARYRPLT, encoded by the coding sequence GTGAGCGAGTTGCGGATTGAGCGTTTGACCTCGCCTGACATCGCGAGTGCCATCGCGAGCGGTATGCGTACGGCGGTCCTGCCACTGGGCGCCACGGAGCAGCACGGTGCGCACCTGCCGATGTCGGTCGACAGTGATCACGCCGATCGACTGGGTGTTCTTGTCGCCGAGCGGCTTGGCGACGCGCTCGTGCTACCGACGGTGCGGATCGGCTGCTCGTCGCACCACCTCGGCTTCGCCGGAACGCTCTCGCTCCAGGCCGAGACGCTCGAAGCGATCTGCGCCGACTGCTGCGTGAGCCTTGCCGCGCACGGCTTCCGCCGGGTGCTGATCTTCTCGGCGCATATCGGCAACTACCCGGTGCTCAGTGACATCGAGCCGAAGCTCGCCGCGCGGCTTCCCTCCGACCTGGATGTCATCGCGTTCGCGGACTCGGCAGCGGTCCTCCGCGCGTGGCGCGATGCTGCTCAACGCGTCGCCGGCCTCGCCGGCCACGTCGGAGGCCATGCCGACGTCGCCGAAAGTTCGATCATGCTAGCGGTGCGGCCGGACGCCGTGAGGAACGATCGCGCCGCCGCGGGTTTCACCGGGTCCATGGATGACGCGTTGCTGGCCCGCGTATTCACTGACGGTGTCAAGGCAGTCGCACCTGGTGGGGTGCTCGGTGATCCGCACGGCATGTCGTCTGAGCTGGGCTTCGCCTGTCTGACCGCGGTGGCCGATCTGCTCGCGGAACACGCAAGGGCACGTTATCGGCCACTCACCTAG
- a CDS encoding TetR/AcrR family transcriptional regulator, giving the protein MLIKVAGELFNERAFDAVTTEMIGARAGVTGPALYRHFPSKQALLIAVLEDPLNELLAHARKTAAEVTDPRKALEEMIDYHVKRSLQNVPSTLVFLKNEHNVPEDERHRMRRMMRLYAEEWSGLVTRLRPDLSDAQTRVLTHAVFSMINAVPQFNSGLDPDVVATTIRTAAINALLIPADAI; this is encoded by the coding sequence GTGCTGATCAAGGTCGCCGGAGAGTTGTTCAACGAGCGTGCCTTCGATGCGGTCACCACTGAGATGATCGGCGCGCGTGCCGGTGTGACCGGCCCCGCGCTCTACCGGCACTTCCCGAGCAAGCAGGCGTTGCTGATCGCCGTGCTCGAGGATCCGCTCAACGAACTACTGGCTCATGCCCGCAAGACGGCAGCCGAGGTGACGGATCCACGCAAGGCACTTGAGGAGATGATCGATTACCACGTCAAACGCAGTCTCCAGAACGTTCCGTCCACGCTGGTGTTCCTGAAGAACGAACACAACGTCCCCGAGGACGAACGCCATCGCATGCGACGCATGATGCGCCTCTACGCCGAAGAGTGGAGCGGACTGGTCACCCGGCTGCGGCCCGACCTGTCAGACGCGCAGACCCGCGTTCTCACACACGCCGTCTTCTCGATGATCAACGCGGTACCCCAGTTCAACAGCGGCCTCGATCCCGACGTCGTCGCGACGACCATCCGCACCGCCGCGATCAACGCGCTGCTCATCCCCGCGGACGCGATCTGA
- a CDS encoding VOC family protein codes for MSDSVEIDLVKIGNVLHPVADIDAAVRFYTDTFGLATKFVDGDRYAALDAGSTTLALTGPAEDVTGGVPAASFKVPDVTSALTALVQGGGSVVREPEQGPHEVRAVARDPWGNTVVIYGLR; via the coding sequence GTGAGTGATTCCGTGGAGATCGACCTCGTGAAGATCGGGAACGTGCTGCACCCGGTGGCCGACATCGACGCCGCCGTGCGCTTCTACACCGACACCTTCGGCCTGGCCACGAAGTTCGTCGACGGCGACCGCTACGCCGCCCTCGACGCCGGCAGCACCACGTTGGCCCTGACCGGCCCGGCCGAGGACGTCACCGGTGGGGTGCCCGCGGCGTCGTTCAAGGTCCCCGACGTGACCTCGGCGCTCACCGCCCTCGTACAAGGCGGCGGATCCGTAGTCCGGGAGCCCGAGCAGGGCCCGCACGAGGTCCGGGCCGTGGCCCGGGACCCATGGGGCAACACCGTAGTGATCTACGGGCTGCGGTAG
- a CDS encoding flavin reductase family protein gives MADQVQGLDAAAFRSALARFPAGVTIVTTRSAGGTPHGFTASSFAALSLDPPLVLVCLDQGADCFPAFVAAEQFVVNIVTPAHAKLAMRFATKGEDKFAHGSFESDEGGHPILPDAAAVIRCELEQAVPGGDHVILIGRVHDARIGSGKPVMWYRGDFLHLGQSVE, from the coding sequence ATGGCTGATCAAGTCCAGGGGCTGGACGCGGCTGCCTTCCGTTCGGCGTTGGCCCGCTTCCCCGCCGGCGTGACGATCGTGACGACCCGAAGTGCCGGGGGCACGCCGCATGGGTTCACCGCGAGTTCCTTCGCGGCGCTGTCGCTTGATCCACCACTTGTTCTGGTGTGCCTGGACCAAGGAGCGGACTGCTTCCCGGCTTTTGTAGCGGCTGAGCAGTTCGTCGTGAACATCGTGACGCCCGCGCATGCAAAGTTGGCCATGAGGTTCGCCACGAAGGGCGAGGACAAGTTCGCACACGGGAGCTTCGAGTCCGACGAGGGCGGACACCCGATACTGCCCGACGCCGCAGCGGTCATCCGCTGCGAGCTGGAGCAAGCCGTACCCGGCGGCGATCACGTCATTCTCATCGGTCGCGTGCACGACGCGCGCATAGGTAGCGGCAAGCCGGTGATGTGGTACCGCGGTGATTTCCTCCACCTCGGGCAGAGCGTTGAATGA
- a CDS encoding MmyB family transcriptional regulator: MNLGELGAFLRSRRERVRPSDVGLPTGPRRRVPGLRRDEVAMLAGASSDYYTELEQGGAQPSEQMLAALARALRLTGDERDHIYRLADRALPIPGGPASHVEPTMLSLLDRLADTPAQIVTDLHVTLAQNSVAETVFGPPVAAKGLEASCVYRWFTDLRSREVFPEDDHDYHSRAYVADLRAASGRRDDGDPETARLVTELEQHSDEFAHLWGQHEVAVRRNERKRIVHPAVGILELNCLNLFSEDNRQRLIWLTPVDGTDAAEKLGLLTVLGN, translated from the coding sequence GTGAACCTTGGTGAACTGGGAGCGTTCCTCAGATCAAGACGCGAGCGCGTCCGTCCCTCCGACGTCGGTCTGCCGACCGGTCCCAGGCGCCGTGTGCCGGGGCTGCGCCGGGACGAGGTTGCCATGCTGGCCGGTGCCTCGAGCGACTACTACACCGAGCTGGAACAAGGCGGCGCCCAGCCTTCAGAGCAGATGCTCGCCGCGCTCGCCCGCGCCCTGCGCCTCACCGGCGACGAGCGCGATCACATCTACCGCCTTGCCGACCGAGCACTGCCGATCCCGGGCGGTCCAGCCTCGCACGTCGAACCAACGATGCTCAGCCTGCTCGACCGCCTTGCCGACACCCCGGCCCAGATCGTCACCGACCTGCACGTCACACTCGCACAGAACTCCGTTGCAGAGACGGTCTTCGGCCCGCCCGTGGCGGCGAAAGGGCTCGAGGCGAGCTGTGTATACCGATGGTTCACCGACCTGCGTTCACGCGAGGTCTTCCCAGAGGACGACCACGACTACCACTCCCGCGCGTACGTCGCCGATCTGCGTGCTGCCAGCGGCCGCCGTGATGACGGCGATCCGGAAACGGCCCGCCTGGTCACAGAGCTCGAACAGCACAGCGACGAGTTCGCGCACCTGTGGGGGCAGCACGAGGTGGCGGTGCGACGTAACGAACGCAAGCGGATCGTCCACCCCGCAGTAGGCATTCTGGAACTGAACTGCCTCAACCTGTTCAGCGAGGATAATCGTCAACGGCTCATCTGGCTCACCCCCGTCGACGGCACGGACGCCGCGGAAAAGCTCGGGCTGCTGACCGTGCTCGGCAACTGA
- a CDS encoding SDR family NAD(P)-dependent oxidoreductase, with protein sequence MPTSIEKIALVTGGNRGIGRATVEALAADGVDVVFTYRSHEDEAEQVADAVAAVGRTARAIRLDVADTASHSSFTATLAEVLRAAWSRENFDILVNNAGFSGDSALGTTDEETIDQLYQVHFKGVYLLTQALATAPEGSQPLLADGGRVINFSSCLSRIVTAPFSVYSAMKGAIEVLTRYWAIELGGRGISVNTVAPGPVATDFAGGYLRVSEEFRKAMSEMTALGRVASAEDIGPAVTALVSDATGWITAQRIEVSGGIHL encoded by the coding sequence ATGCCCACATCCATTGAGAAGATTGCACTCGTTACAGGGGGCAACCGTGGTATCGGTCGCGCCACGGTCGAGGCCCTTGCCGCCGACGGCGTCGATGTCGTGTTCACCTACCGCTCCCACGAGGATGAGGCCGAGCAGGTCGCCGATGCCGTGGCCGCCGTCGGCCGAACCGCCCGGGCGATCCGGCTCGACGTCGCCGATACGGCTTCCCATTCCTCGTTCACCGCGACCCTGGCCGAGGTCCTGCGGGCCGCGTGGAGCCGGGAGAACTTCGACATCCTCGTCAACAACGCCGGCTTCTCCGGGGACAGTGCTCTGGGCACGACCGATGAGGAAACCATCGATCAGCTCTATCAAGTCCACTTCAAGGGCGTCTACCTGCTCACCCAGGCCCTCGCGACCGCACCCGAGGGCTCCCAGCCCCTGCTGGCCGACGGCGGCAGGGTCATCAACTTCTCCTCCTGCCTTTCACGGATCGTCACCGCGCCGTTCTCGGTCTACTCGGCGATGAAGGGCGCGATCGAGGTGCTGACCCGCTACTGGGCCATCGAGCTCGGCGGGCGCGGCATCAGCGTCAACACCGTCGCGCCCGGCCCAGTAGCCACTGACTTCGCCGGCGGATACCTGCGCGTCAGTGAGGAGTTCCGGAAGGCCATGAGCGAGATGACGGCCCTCGGCCGAGTCGCCTCTGCCGAGGACATCGGTCCGGCCGTGACGGCTCTGGTCAGTGACGCCACCGGATGGATCACGGCCCAGCGCATCGAGGTCAGCGGCGGAATCCACCTCTGA